The Alteromonas macleodii ATCC 27126 genome segment ACAATAAGGCAGCAGACACAAAAAAGCCGCTTTTCAGCGGCTTTTAAAATGCATTATGCGATTGAGGCGTCTACCCTTTCGCGAAGCTCTTTACCAGGCTTAAAGTGCGGTACATATTTACCGTCAAGTTTCACTGTCTCACCCGTTTTTGGGTTTCTACCTACGCGTGGAGCGCGGTAGTGAAGAGAGAAACTGCCAAAACCTCTAATTTCAATACGCTCACCCTTTTGGAGAGTTTGCGCCATTTGCTCTAGAAGTTCTTTTATCGCCAGCTCAAGTTCCTTCGCCGGAATATGACGCGCTTGATCCGCGAGCCGTTCAATTAATTCAGACTTGGTCATGCTTAACCTCATTGTCAATATTATTGTTTAAACAGCTATCGCGAATTGGGTGTGCATCTGCACACCCACAAAAGCATTATTCGCCTTTAGCAGCTTTAAATGCTTCTGCCATCGCGTTAGCGAAACCAACATCTTCTTGCTGGTTAACTTTATCGATAGCTTCTTTTTCGTCAGCCTGATCTTTCGCTTTAACAGATAGGTTAACAGTGCGGTTCTTACGGTCAACGCCCATGAACTTCGCTTCGATGCTATCACCAACGCTTGCTACTTCTGTTGCGTCTTCAACACGCTCTACAGCAAGATCTGCAACGCGGATGTAGCCGTCAACTTCTTCAGCTAGGTTTACAGTAACGCCTTTCGCATCAACTGCTGTTACTGTACCAGTAACGATAGCACCTTTCTTGTTATCTGTCAGATACTTGTTGAAAGGATCTTCTTCGATTTGCTTAACGCCAAGAGAGATACGCTCACGCTCTGGGTCGACTTGAAGTACAACTGCAGAGATTTCGTCGCCTTTCTTGTAGTCGCGAACCGCGTCTTCACCAGACTTGTTCCAGCTGATGTCAGAAAGGTGAACTAGACCGTCGATGCCGCCGTCAAGACCGATGAAGATACCGAAGTCAGTGATTGACTTGATCTTACCAGACACTTTGTCACCTTTTTCGTGTGACTCAGCAAATGTTTCCCAAGGGTTAGCAATGCACTGCTTAAGACCTAGAGAAATACGACGACGCTCTTCGTCAATTTCAAGAACCATTACATCTACAGTGTCACCTAGGTTAACAACTTTAGATGGGTGGATGTTCTTGTTAGTCCAATCCATTTCAGAAACGTGTACAAGACCTTCAACGCCGTCTTCGATTTCAACGAAGCAGCCGTAGTCAGTAAGGTTAGTAACCTGACCGTTGATCTTAGTACCTTCTGGGTAACGAGAAGCAATTTCTTGCCATGGATCGTTGCCCATTTGCTTCATACCAAGAGAAACACGCTGCTTCTCTTTGTCGAACTTAAGTACTTTAACGTTGATTTCGTCACCAACATTCACGATTTCACTTGGGTGCTTAACGCGCTTCCAAGCCATGTCAGTGATGTGTAGAAGACCGTCTACGCCACCAAGGTCAACGAACGCACCGTAATCGGTAAGGTTCTTAACGATACCCTTGATTTCATGACCTTCTTCAAGGTTAGCAAGAAGCGTTTCGCGCTCTGCGCTGCTTTCTGCTTCGATAACTGCACGACGAGAAACAACAACGTTGTTACGCTTAGCGTCAAGCTTGATAACTTTAAATTCAAGCTCTTTGCCTTCAAGGTGCGTAGTGTCACGTACTGGACGTACGTCAACAAGAGAACCAGGAAGGAACGCGCGTACACTGTTAACTTCAACAGTGAAACCGCCTTTAACTTTACCGTTGATAACGCCTTTGATAGTAGCTTTATCTTCGTAAGCTTTTTCCAGCTCAACCCACGCTTCGTGACGCTTCGCTTTTTCGCGAGAAAGGATAGTTTCACCGAAACCATCTTCAACTGCATCTAGTGCTACGTCTACTTGGTCACCGATAGCGATTTCTAGTTCGCCTTCAGCGTTTTTGAATTGGTCAGCTGGGATAGCACTTTCTGATTTCAAGCCTGCATCAACAAGAACGATGTCTTTGTCGATAGAAACAACAGTACCTTTTACAATTGAACCAGGACGTGTTTCTAGTTCTTGTAAGCTTTCTTCAAAAAGTTGTGCAAAATTTTCAGTCATAAGTCTCAAATAACTTTTAAGTTGATATCCACGCTTCTTATCCGGATAACGCGGGGTTATTAAAATTAGTCGCCACTTCCTGTAGCAACACTGCTTTGGATGCGATCAGCTCTCGTCATTAAAGGCGTGAGGAAATAATATCCATCGCTTTTTCAAAGACTTGGTCAATATCCAAGTCCGTTGAATCTATAATTACTGCATCTTGTGCCGGTACCAAAGGAGCCACTGCACGCTGTGTATCGCGCTCGTCTCTTGCCTTGATATCGGTTAAAAGGCGCGCAATATTAACATCCATGCCCTTTGCTTTCAACTGGCTATAGCGGCGTTCTGCACGGGCTTCTGCGCTTGCTGTAAGAAAAATCTTTACAGGCGCTTCGGGAAATACCACTGTACCCATGTCGCGACCGTCGGCAACAAGACCAGGATCTTGTTGGAAAGCACGCTGTCTGCGAAGTAGTGCTTCGCGAACCCGGGGTAATGCCGCAACTTTTGACGCCACGGCGCCAACTTCTTCGGTGCGGATATCGTCAGTAACGTCTTCACCTTCTAAGATTATGCGAGTGGTATCGCCATTCGTCTCGAAACTAACATCGAGACCGGTTGCTAGAGGAACAACACATTCTTCATCATCACACGGAAGGTCGTGGTGAAGTGCAGCAACTGCCAATACGCGGTAAATTGCGCCGCTATCTAGAAAGTGCCACCCTAATTTCTTTGCCAGCAAGCTACTTAACGTACCTTTACCAGCACCACTAGGACCGTCAACCGTGACTACGGGTGTGGAATGCATACCTGCTCCATCGTTTAAATTACTAAAAATCGCGCGCAATTATACGCTTTAGTGAGAGATAAGCAATGCCGCCTCTAATTGGCGGCATTGAACATCAGGTTAAACCTGATTCAGATCAATGGGGCAAGTGAGGCGATTACCGGCATTGCCTACCATTATTTAAGAGGAATATTTTTTGAGCCTTTACGCGCTATACAGTGTTTTAAAGCGGGTAAAGTAGTCTGGGAACGTTTTGCGCGTGCAGCCCGGATCGTTTATTGTTACCGGAGTATCGCTTAACGCAACAAGCGAGAAGCACATGGCAATGCGATGGTCGTTATACGTGTCTATCTCAGCATGTTTTAGCGAGTCAGTCGGCCACACTTTAATATAGTCATGCCCTTCTTCCACTTTCGCACCCAACTTTTGAAGCTCGGTGGCCATAGCCGCAAGACGGTCTGTTTCCTTAACACGCCAGTTATAAATATTAGTCATGGTAGTTGGACCTTCAGCAAACAATGCCGTAGTCGCGATGGTCATGGCCGCATCTGGAATATGGTTCATATCCATGTTCACGCCTTTAAGCGGCGCACCCGTTATTTCAACATACTCATCGTTCCAAACCACCGTTGCACCCATGGCCTCAAGTACATCAGCAAAACGAATGTCACCTTGAATGCTGTTCTGGCCAATTCCGGTTACGCGTACCGTTCCACCTTTAATGGCACCGGCTGCAAGGAAGTAAGATGCTGACGATGCATCGCCTTCAACCATAAATTTACCCGGCGCAATATACTTAGCGTCACCAGAAACCGTGAACGTTTGGTAGTTATCATTTTCAACAGTAACGCCAAACTTCGCCATGGTATCTAACGTGATATCGATATAAGGCTTAGAAACCAATTCGCCCTTAATGCGAATAGTCACATCACCAGAAAATAACGGCGCAGCCATTAAAAGGGCTGTTAAAAACTGGCTAGATACACTGCCGTCCACCGACATTTCACCGCCGTTTAAAGTCTTACCTTTAATTTGAAGCGGCGGGAAACCTTCGTTTTTGAGATAGGTTACTTCAGCATCAGCTTCGCGCAGCGCATCCACTAAATCACCAATTGGACGCTCTTCCATGCGTGGTTCACCGGTAAGTACTGTGTCGACATTACTAGCAGCAAGTGCCGCGCACAAAGGTCGCATTGCGGTACCGGCATTACCTAAGAAAAGCTCAAGAGGCTCAGCTACGTTGAATGCGCCACCGTTACCTTGTACAACACATTGCGTTTTGTCTTCGCTAAGGCGATAGTTTATGCCTAATTTAGTGAGTGCATTGAGCATATGCTCAATATCTTCGCTATCAAGCAAGTTAGTTAATTCAGTTTCACCTTCAGCTAACGCGGCTAGTAGTAGTGCGCGGTTAGACAGACTTTTTGAGCCAGGTACATTGACCTCTCCCGATACTTTTGCAATCGGGTCTAATGTTAACTGCTCCATTTTATCCATTCACTCTTTCAAATTCGCGCATAAATTCAACTAGCGCAACAATGCCCTCTACTGGCATTGCATTATAAATACTGGCACGCATGCCCCCAACTGAACGATGCCCTTTAAGAGCAAGTAACCCTGCTTCTTGTGACTGTTTAAGGAACAATCCGTCAAGTTCAGCATTGGCTAAATGAAACGGCACGTTCATTTTTGAACGGTTGTCAGGGTGAACTTTACTTGAATAGAAGTCAGAGCTATCGATAGCTGAATACAATAACGCCGCCTTTTCAGCATTGCGTTTAGCCATAGCGTCAACGCCGCCCATATCTTTAAGCCATTCAAATACAAGCCCCGCTAAGTACCAGGAGAACGTTGGCGGTGTGTTGTACATAGAGTCAGACTTTGCCGCTAATGCATAATCGAAGATAGACGGCGTTTCTTTACGTGCTTTGCCAACCAGGTCTTCGCGAACAATAACAACTGATAAGCCGCTTGGGCCGATATTCTTTTGTGCCCCAGCGTATATAACGCCATGCTTTGCTACATCTAACGGCTGTGACAATATAGTCGAAGACATATCAGAAACCAGCGGAACCTTGCCCGACTCTGGTAGCCAATCAAAAGCGATTCCATCAACGGTTTCATTTGGACAGAAATGGTAATACGCGGCAGATTGATCAATATCGCTCAGCTGAGGCTGCGCAACGTAGTGACAGCCGTCTTTTTCAGACACTTCACCCACCACTTTGGCGTGGTTGTATTTGTTTGCTTCGTCAACGGCACCTTTAGACCAAGAACCGCTGACTAAGTGAAGACTGGTATCGTTAGCGTTTGATAAGTTGAGCGGTACAGCGGCAAATTGCCCACGCCCACCACCGTGCGTGAACAGCACATGGTAGTTGGAAGGAATGGACAATAAATCTCGTAAATCTTGCTCAGCTTTTGCCGCTATTTCAATGAAGTCTTTACCACGATGGCTTACTTCCATTACAGAGCAGCCTAAATCGCGCCAATTTGTAAATTCTGATTGTGCTTTTTCCATGACTTCTTTTGGAAGCATAGCCGGGCCAGCACTAAAATTAAAAACCTCTTTCATCGCGTTTTTCAACACCTGTAGATAATTACCGTTTAACTCGCTTTGTTTTGAACGTTTTGCGGGTCTATTAGGTAAACAAGCGGCTTAAGCCGCTTGTTTGAAAGAACACTGATAATGCGCAAGTATGAATACCTGCGCCCTATCCCTACTCTTCTGTCGTTGAGCCGTCACCGTCTTCTGCGGTGTTCTCTTGCTCTTGAACAGCAGTTTCTGCTTGTTCTGGCGCATCGTCTGAAATGATTAGGTTACCGTCTTCGTCGAATTCTTGTAACTCTTCCACTTCTTCAATGCGTTGTAACCCTACAACGTGCTCACCTTCTACTGTACGTATTAAGCGAACGCCTTGTGTGTTACGGCCTACTACTGACACTTCGCCTACACGGGTACGAACCAGTGTGCCTTGGTCACTAATAAGCATAATTTCATTGGTTTCGTCTACTTGAACCGCGCCAACCACTTTACCATTACGCTCAGACACCTTAATTGATACAACACCTTGTGTCGCACGGCTCTTCGCAGGGTAATCTTCAAGCGGAGTACGCTTACCGAAACCATTCTCTGTTGCAGTCAGGATTGGGCCATCGCCTTTAGGAACAATAAGTGATACCACTTTTTGACCATCTTGCAGACGAATACCGCGAACACCTGTGGCTGTTCTTCCCATAGGACGAAGTGCCAGAAGCTCTTCACCCGTCTCTGGGTCACGCTTAACTTCACCGGTTTCGCTGTCGCGAAGCTTCTCGTTGAAGCGAACCACTTTACCTGCATCAGAGAACAACATTATGTCGTCATCACCATGAGTGATATCAACACCAATCAGCTCATCACCTTCGTTCAGGTTAACGGCGATAATACCGCTTGAACGTGGGCGAGAATATAGGCTCAGGTCAGTCTTTTTAACCGTACCGTTTGCCGTCGCCATCAGTACAAACTTGCCTTCTTCAAACTCTTTAATAGGAAGAATAGCAGTAATACGTTCGTTTTCTTCAAGCGGTAGGATATTAACAATTGGGCGTCCGCGCGCGTTACGGCTAGCAAACGGCAACTGATATACTTTCAACCAGTACAAGCGACCACGGGTTGAGAAGCAAAGTATGTGATCGTGAGTATTAGCTACCAATAATCTTTCGATGAAATCTTCATCTTTCATCTTGGTTGCTGATTTACCACGGCCACCACGACGCTGTGCTTCGTAGTCTGTAAGTTTTTGATATTTCACATAACCTTCGCGAGAAAGCGTTACAACAACATCTTCTTGCTCTATAAGATCTTCAATATCAATATCGTGACTTGCTGCCGTAATTTCAGTACGACGCTCATCACCAAATTCATCACGTACTTTTTCAAGCTCTTCTTGAATCACTTCCATCAAACGCTCTGGGCTGTTTAGGATGTGAAGAAGTTCAGCGATGATCTCTAAAAGTTGCTTATACTCTTCTAGAATTTTCTCGTGTTCAAGACCTGTTAGCTTGTGTAAGCGAAGGTCAAGAATAGCTTGCGCTTGCTGTTCTGTCAGGTAGTACTTGCCGTCGCGAATACCAAATTCTGGCATTAGCCAATCAGGGCGTGCAGCGTCATCGCCTGCGCGCTCAAGCATTTGCGCTACATCACCTAAGTCCCAACCTTGTGCTACAAGCGATTTCTTGGCGTCTGCTGGGCTTTGTGACGCTTTAATCAACTCGATAATTGGGTCGATGTTCGCAAGCGCTATCGCCAAACCTTCAAGAATGTGAGCGCGGTCACGGGCTTTACGTAATTCAAAAACAGTACGACGTGTTACTACTTCACGGCGGTGAAGAATAAAGCATTCTAGCGTTTCTTTAAGGTTGAATACCTTAGGCTGACCGTTATCAAGCGCAACCATGTTAATACCGAATACCGTTTGAAGCTGGGTATTCGCATATAAATGATTAAGTAAGACTTCGGCAGATTCGTTGCGTTTAACTTCGATAACAATGCGCATACCGTCTTTATCAGACTCGTCTCGCAGTGCAGAAACGCCTTCGATGCGCTTTTCTTTTACCAGTTCAGCAATCTTTTCAATAAGACGCGCTTTGTTAACCTGGTAAGGGATCTCGTTAACAACGATGGTTTCTTTACCGTTGCTGTCAGTTTCAATTTCCGCCTTAGCACGAAGATAAATTTTACCGCGACCTGTGCGATACGCATCTTCAATTCCCTTGCGCCCGCTGATCATCGCCGCCGTTGGGAAATCTGGACCTGGGATGTGAGTCATCAAGTCATCGATGGTAATAGACGGATCTTGAATTAACGCTACGCAGCCGTTGATTACTTCGGTGAGGTTATGTGGCGGAATATTCGTCGCCATACCAACCGCGATACCTGATGAACCGTTAACAAGAAGGTTAGGCACCTTCGTTGGTAATACTTCAGGAATATGCTCTGTACCATCGTAGTTAGGTACGAAATCTACGGTCTCTTTATCTAAATCGGCAAGTAACTCGTGCGCAATTTTAGCCATGCGAACTTCGGTATAACGCATCGCAGCAGCAGAGTCGCCGTCTACCGATCCGAAGTTACCCTGACCGTCTACTAGCATATAGCGAAGTGAGAACGGTTGGGCCATACGAACAATAGTGTCGTAAACTGCAGAGTCACCGTGAGGGTGATATTTACCAATTACGTCACCTACCACACGGGCAGATTTTTTGTATGGCTTGTTAAAGTCGTTTTTCAGTTCGTTCATTGCGAACAGCACACGACGGTGCACTGGCTTCAAGCCATCTCTTACGTCAGGCAAGGCTCGCCCGACAATAACGCTCATCGCGTAATCAAGGTAAGAGTTCTTTAACTCTTCCTCAATATTAACGGGGAGGATTTCTTTAGCGTTATCAGACATAAACTGCTTAATCCCTTTATCTTGGTTTGTTCTGCGTTATCCAGCACTTCGCTTCACATCATTGTGAAAACAAGGCGTGGGAGCGCACTGTTATTATTATGTGGGTCATAATCGTGCTTCGAGTGTACCACTTGATGACAGAATTATGTAGCGCTTAATTACGCTTATTAATCAACTAAAAGGCAAGCGATTATTTTTCGTTCGACCCTTCTTATAATTTGTCTATTTCTGTTTAAAAACAGTGAAACACAACCTCGATTTACGATATCTTAAAAAGAGATAGATTAAGGATTGTTTTACTCATGACGAACGTCGATCAACAAGAAATCAATAAGTTCTCTGAACTCGCTTCACGCTGGTGGGATCCAGAAGGCGAATTTAAGCCATTGCACCTTATTAACCCACTTCGCTTAGACTTCATTAATCAACACAGTGAAGGCCTGTTTGACAAAAAAGTCGTCGATATTGGCTGTGGTGGCGGTATTTTAGCAGAATCTATGGCGCGTGCAGGCGCGACGGTAACAGGTTTAGATATGGCAGAAGCCTCGTTAGAAGTAGCGAAGCTGCACGGTTTAGAATCAGGGGTAAAAGTTGACTACGTATGTTCAACTGCCGAAGCATTCGCAGAAGCAAATGCAGGACAGTTCGACGTGGTAACCTGTATGGAAATGTTAGAGCATGTACCCGACCCGGCTTCTGTTGTACTGGCCTGTGCTAAGTTGGTTAAGCCTGGTGGCCATGTTTTCTTTTCTACGCTTAACCGAAACCTAAAGTCGTATCTGATGGGGATCGTAGGAGCGGAATATATCCTTAAACTGGTTCCAAAAGGCACCCATGATCACAGTAAGTTCATCAAACCA includes the following:
- the ihfB gene encoding integration host factor subunit beta; the protein is MTKSELIERLADQARHIPAKELELAIKELLEQMAQTLQKGERIEIRGFGSFSLHYRAPRVGRNPKTGETVKLDGKYVPHFKPGKELRERVDASIA
- the rpsA gene encoding 30S ribosomal protein S1 yields the protein MTENFAQLFEESLQELETRPGSIVKGTVVSIDKDIVLVDAGLKSESAIPADQFKNAEGELEIAIGDQVDVALDAVEDGFGETILSREKAKRHEAWVELEKAYEDKATIKGVINGKVKGGFTVEVNSVRAFLPGSLVDVRPVRDTTHLEGKELEFKVIKLDAKRNNVVVSRRAVIEAESSAERETLLANLEEGHEIKGIVKNLTDYGAFVDLGGVDGLLHITDMAWKRVKHPSEIVNVGDEINVKVLKFDKEKQRVSLGMKQMGNDPWQEIASRYPEGTKINGQVTNLTDYGCFVEIEDGVEGLVHVSEMDWTNKNIHPSKVVNLGDTVDVMVLEIDEERRRISLGLKQCIANPWETFAESHEKGDKVSGKIKSITDFGIFIGLDGGIDGLVHLSDISWNKSGEDAVRDYKKGDEISAVVLQVDPERERISLGVKQIEEDPFNKYLTDNKKGAIVTGTVTAVDAKGVTVNLAEEVDGYIRVADLAVERVEDATEVASVGDSIEAKFMGVDRKNRTVNLSVKAKDQADEKEAIDKVNQQEDVGFANAMAEAFKAAKGE
- the cmk gene encoding (d)CMP kinase: MHSTPVVTVDGPSGAGKGTLSSLLAKKLGWHFLDSGAIYRVLAVAALHHDLPCDDEECVVPLATGLDVSFETNGDTTRIILEGEDVTDDIRTEEVGAVASKVAALPRVREALLRRQRAFQQDPGLVADGRDMGTVVFPEAPVKIFLTASAEARAERRYSQLKAKGMDVNIARLLTDIKARDERDTQRAVAPLVPAQDAVIIDSTDLDIDQVFEKAMDIISSRL
- the aroA gene encoding 3-phosphoshikimate 1-carboxyvinyltransferase — protein: MEQLTLDPIAKVSGEVNVPGSKSLSNRALLLAALAEGETELTNLLDSEDIEHMLNALTKLGINYRLSEDKTQCVVQGNGGAFNVAEPLELFLGNAGTAMRPLCAALAASNVDTVLTGEPRMEERPIGDLVDALREADAEVTYLKNEGFPPLQIKGKTLNGGEMSVDGSVSSQFLTALLMAAPLFSGDVTIRIKGELVSKPYIDITLDTMAKFGVTVENDNYQTFTVSGDAKYIAPGKFMVEGDASSASYFLAAGAIKGGTVRVTGIGQNSIQGDIRFADVLEAMGATVVWNDEYVEITGAPLKGVNMDMNHIPDAAMTIATTALFAEGPTTMTNIYNWRVKETDRLAAMATELQKLGAKVEEGHDYIKVWPTDSLKHAEIDTYNDHRIAMCFSLVALSDTPVTINDPGCTRKTFPDYFTRFKTLYSA
- the serC gene encoding 3-phosphoserine/phosphohydroxythreonine transaminase, with translation MKEVFNFSAGPAMLPKEVMEKAQSEFTNWRDLGCSVMEVSHRGKDFIEIAAKAEQDLRDLLSIPSNYHVLFTHGGGRGQFAAVPLNLSNANDTSLHLVSGSWSKGAVDEANKYNHAKVVGEVSEKDGCHYVAQPQLSDIDQSAAYYHFCPNETVDGIAFDWLPESGKVPLVSDMSSTILSQPLDVAKHGVIYAGAQKNIGPSGLSVVIVREDLVGKARKETPSIFDYALAAKSDSMYNTPPTFSWYLAGLVFEWLKDMGGVDAMAKRNAEKAALLYSAIDSSDFYSSKVHPDNRSKMNVPFHLANAELDGLFLKQSQEAGLLALKGHRSVGGMRASIYNAMPVEGIVALVEFMREFERVNG
- the gyrA gene encoding DNA topoisomerase (ATP-hydrolyzing) subunit A, which gives rise to MSDNAKEILPVNIEEELKNSYLDYAMSVIVGRALPDVRDGLKPVHRRVLFAMNELKNDFNKPYKKSARVVGDVIGKYHPHGDSAVYDTIVRMAQPFSLRYMLVDGQGNFGSVDGDSAAAMRYTEVRMAKIAHELLADLDKETVDFVPNYDGTEHIPEVLPTKVPNLLVNGSSGIAVGMATNIPPHNLTEVINGCVALIQDPSITIDDLMTHIPGPDFPTAAMISGRKGIEDAYRTGRGKIYLRAKAEIETDSNGKETIVVNEIPYQVNKARLIEKIAELVKEKRIEGVSALRDESDKDGMRIVIEVKRNESAEVLLNHLYANTQLQTVFGINMVALDNGQPKVFNLKETLECFILHRREVVTRRTVFELRKARDRAHILEGLAIALANIDPIIELIKASQSPADAKKSLVAQGWDLGDVAQMLERAGDDAARPDWLMPEFGIRDGKYYLTEQQAQAILDLRLHKLTGLEHEKILEEYKQLLEIIAELLHILNSPERLMEVIQEELEKVRDEFGDERRTEITAASHDIDIEDLIEQEDVVVTLSREGYVKYQKLTDYEAQRRGGRGKSATKMKDEDFIERLLVANTHDHILCFSTRGRLYWLKVYQLPFASRNARGRPIVNILPLEENERITAILPIKEFEEGKFVLMATANGTVKKTDLSLYSRPRSSGIIAVNLNEGDELIGVDITHGDDDIMLFSDAGKVVRFNEKLRDSETGEVKRDPETGEELLALRPMGRTATGVRGIRLQDGQKVVSLIVPKGDGPILTATENGFGKRTPLEDYPAKSRATQGVVSIKVSERNGKVVGAVQVDETNEIMLISDQGTLVRTRVGEVSVVGRNTQGVRLIRTVEGEHVVGLQRIEEVEELQEFDEDGNLIISDDAPEQAETAVQEQENTAEDGDGSTTEE
- the ubiG gene encoding bifunctional 2-polyprenyl-6-hydroxyphenol methylase/3-demethylubiquinol 3-O-methyltransferase UbiG is translated as MTNVDQQEINKFSELASRWWDPEGEFKPLHLINPLRLDFINQHSEGLFDKKVVDIGCGGGILAESMARAGATVTGLDMAEASLEVAKLHGLESGVKVDYVCSTAEAFAEANAGQFDVVTCMEMLEHVPDPASVVLACAKLVKPGGHVFFSTLNRNLKSYLMGIVGAEYILKLVPKGTHDHSKFIKPSELMAMTDHAGLLPRDMTGLHMDPISQGFYLSANNVDVNYLLYTVAQN